The following proteins are encoded in a genomic region of Paraburkholderia sp. BL23I1N1:
- a CDS encoding SCP2 domain-containing protein encodes MTLAAKPFAAAVNHLLARESWARERLAPYAGKTARLSCPPVVLMLLVQPDGYLGAVDETDAQQFDVTISVPSDALPAFVQGGQAAVMKHVKIEGDAEFATVIAKLAEHLRWEPEEDLAKLIGDGPAWRVASVVRTVGEHARRTGRNLLDTAAEYLLDENPQLVRRAALEDFNVELARARDALARVEKRIERLEQKVEAHGAHAPGGAATSRGTR; translated from the coding sequence ATGACCCTCGCCGCCAAGCCCTTCGCTGCTGCCGTCAATCACCTGCTCGCCCGCGAATCGTGGGCTCGAGAGCGCCTCGCCCCGTACGCGGGCAAAACCGCCAGGCTGTCCTGTCCGCCGGTCGTGCTGATGCTGCTGGTGCAACCGGACGGCTACCTGGGTGCGGTCGACGAAACCGACGCGCAACAATTCGACGTGACCATCTCGGTGCCGTCCGATGCGCTGCCGGCCTTCGTGCAAGGCGGCCAGGCTGCCGTGATGAAGCACGTGAAGATCGAGGGCGACGCCGAGTTTGCGACGGTGATCGCCAAGCTCGCCGAGCATCTGCGCTGGGAACCGGAAGAGGATCTGGCGAAACTGATCGGCGACGGTCCGGCGTGGCGGGTTGCGTCGGTCGTGCGTACGGTCGGCGAACATGCGCGGCGTACCGGGCGCAATCTGCTCGACACAGCCGCCGAATATCTTCTCGACGAGAATCCGCAGCTGGTGCGGCGCGCCGCGCTCGAGGACTTCAACGTCGAACTGGCCCGCGCCCGCGACGCTTTGGCGCGCGTGGAAAAGCGCATCGAACGTCTTGAACAGAAGGTCGAAGCCCACGGCGCCCATGCGCCGGGCGGCGCCGCCACGTCGCGCGGCACGCGCTAG
- the ubiE gene encoding bifunctional demethylmenaquinone methyltransferase/2-methoxy-6-polyprenyl-1,4-benzoquinol methylase UbiE, whose product MSKTHFGFQSVDEQEKAEKVAGVFHSVASNYDLMNDLMSGGLHRAWKMFTIAQANVRPGFKVLDIAGGTGDLSKAFAKQAGDTGEVWHTDINESMLRVGRDRLLDKGVITPALLCDAEKIPFPDNYFDVVTVAFGLRNMTHKDVALAEMRRVLKPAGRLLVLEFSKVWDPLKKVYDVYSFKVLPWLGDRFAKDAESYRYLAESIRMHPDQETLKTMMEQAGLDGVKYYNLSAGVVALHVGTKY is encoded by the coding sequence ATGAGCAAAACCCACTTCGGCTTTCAATCGGTCGACGAACAGGAAAAAGCGGAGAAGGTGGCGGGCGTGTTCCACTCGGTCGCCTCCAACTACGACTTGATGAACGACCTGATGTCGGGCGGGTTGCACCGGGCGTGGAAGATGTTCACGATCGCCCAGGCCAACGTCCGGCCGGGCTTCAAGGTGCTCGATATTGCGGGGGGCACGGGCGATCTGTCGAAGGCGTTCGCCAAACAGGCGGGCGACACCGGGGAAGTCTGGCACACCGACATCAACGAATCGATGCTGCGCGTGGGCCGCGACCGTCTGCTGGATAAGGGTGTGATCACGCCGGCGCTGCTTTGCGACGCCGAAAAGATCCCCTTTCCGGACAATTACTTCGACGTGGTGACCGTGGCCTTCGGCTTGCGCAACATGACGCACAAGGATGTGGCGCTGGCCGAGATGCGTCGCGTGTTGAAGCCGGCAGGCCGTCTGCTGGTGCTGGAGTTCTCGAAGGTGTGGGATCCGCTTAAAAAGGTCTACGATGTCTATTCGTTCAAGGTGCTGCCGTGGCTCGGCGACCGCTTTGCGAAGGACGCCGAGAGCTACCGCTACCTGGCGGAATCGATCCGGATGCACCCGGATCAGGAAACTTTAAAAACAATGATGGAACAAGCGGGCCTGGACGGCGTCAAATATTACAATTTGTCAGCTGGCGTGGTAGCTTTACATGTGGGGACCAAATACTAG
- a CDS encoding Tim44 domain-containing protein, whose amino-acid sequence MSDSGVLSPRKVKRSLVRRIGLIAVVGLIMAGSLASLDAEARRMGGGRTIGRQSNTVQQQSTPSQSSPSNQATQQRAQPAPAPAPTPAAAPNRSRWLGPIAGLAAGLGIAALLSHFGLGGAFAGAMANIIVIAIIAMIGIWLIRRFMGRKRNTAQPAYAGGSPSLNAGGTGYTQEPRYSAPPTGSYLEPQGNPLSTPSINAAPAVPAGFDSEAFLRNAKVYFVRLQAAWDVGNTEDIREFTTPEMFAEVRVDLSSRGTESNQTDVVQLNAELLGVEERATEYFASVRFSGLIRESAGAVAEPFVEVWNLTKANRPGEGWLLAGIQQVAQH is encoded by the coding sequence ATGTCCGATTCAGGTGTGTTATCTCCCCGTAAGGTTAAGCGGTCGTTGGTGAGAAGAATCGGACTGATCGCGGTGGTCGGTCTGATCATGGCCGGCTCTCTCGCTTCGCTCGATGCGGAAGCCCGCCGCATGGGCGGCGGCCGGACCATTGGCCGTCAGTCGAACACGGTTCAGCAACAGTCGACCCCGTCGCAATCCTCCCCAAGCAATCAGGCCACGCAGCAGCGCGCACAGCCCGCTCCGGCGCCTGCGCCGACGCCGGCCGCGGCGCCTAACCGTTCGCGCTGGCTCGGGCCGATCGCCGGTCTCGCGGCCGGCCTCGGTATCGCCGCGTTGTTGTCGCACTTCGGTCTGGGCGGCGCGTTTGCCGGCGCCATGGCCAACATTATCGTGATCGCGATCATCGCGATGATCGGCATCTGGTTGATCCGCCGCTTCATGGGCCGCAAGCGCAATACGGCGCAGCCGGCGTACGCGGGCGGTTCGCCTTCGTTGAATGCGGGCGGCACCGGCTACACGCAGGAACCGCGTTACAGCGCGCCGCCCACCGGTTCGTACCTCGAGCCGCAAGGCAACCCGCTGAGCACGCCGTCCATCAACGCCGCCCCGGCCGTGCCGGCCGGCTTCGATTCGGAAGCGTTCCTGCGCAACGCCAAGGTGTACTTCGTGCGCCTGCAAGCTGCTTGGGACGTCGGCAACACGGAGGACATACGCGAATTCACCACGCCGGAAATGTTCGCCGAAGTGAGGGTCGATCTATCGTCACGCGGTACCGAGTCCAATCAGACGGACGTGGTGCAGCTGAACGCGGAGTTGCTGGGCGTTGAAGAGCGCGCAACTGAATACTTTGCCAGCGTGCGCTTCTCCGGCTTGATCCGCGAATCGGCGGGTGCGGTGGCTGAGCCGTTCGTCGAGGTCTGGAACCTGACGAAGGCGAACCGCCCCGGCGAAGGCTGGTTGCTGGCCGGCATTCAGCAGGTAGCGCAGCACTGA
- a CDS encoding HIT family protein, protein MECVFCREDGGDVLWQDDTLRVVLADEHDYPGFCRVIWNTHIAEFSDLADTERDRVMQAVYAVERAIRRILQPVKVNLASLGNQVPHVHWHVIPRFSNDAHFPLPIWAPRQRTVSEAMLSSRRAQATLLREAVRQEIEQALG, encoded by the coding sequence ATGGAATGCGTTTTTTGCCGTGAAGATGGCGGCGATGTGCTGTGGCAGGACGACACCCTGCGTGTCGTCCTCGCCGACGAACACGATTATCCCGGCTTTTGCCGGGTGATCTGGAACACGCATATCGCCGAGTTTTCCGATCTCGCCGACACTGAGCGGGATCGCGTGATGCAGGCCGTGTACGCGGTCGAGCGTGCGATCCGGCGCATTCTTCAGCCGGTGAAGGTCAACCTGGCGAGCCTTGGCAACCAGGTGCCGCACGTGCATTGGCACGTGATTCCGCGTTTTTCGAACGACGCTCACTTCCCGTTGCCGATCTGGGCGCCGCGCCAACGCACGGTATCCGAAGCAATGCTGTCGTCGCGCCGCGCGCAAGCCACGTTGCTGCGCGAAGCGGTGCGGCAGGAAATCGAACAGGCGCTTGGCTGA
- a CDS encoding IS5 family transposase: MRGADGFTESMFTVLKLDDFVPKDHPLRPIRTWLNDALKRMDDVFARMYEADAKGGRPSIAPEKLVRALLLQVLYSIRSERMLMEQISYNMLFRWFVGLPMDGTVWDHSTFSKNRDRLLEHDVLVLLFNETVETARERGHLSGEHFSVDGTLIQAWAGHKSFVPKASPDEDDTPPDEPPAPNDNWHGQKRSNATHQSTTDEQARLFRKSKGTGAMLCYMGHVLTDNRHGLVVNAQVTLATGTAERDCAAQMLADAAKVAPGGITVGADKNYDTAGFVATCRANRVTPHVAQNDGRPGGSAIDERTTRWPGYAVSQQKRKRIEQVFGWGKTVGRIRQAMYRGLERVDQLFVLTQVAYNLTRMRTLAR; the protein is encoded by the coding sequence ATGCGCGGTGCCGATGGTTTTACGGAGTCGATGTTCACGGTGTTGAAGCTGGATGATTTTGTGCCGAAAGACCATCCGTTGCGTCCGATTCGCACGTGGCTCAACGATGCGCTCAAACGCATGGACGACGTGTTTGCCCGGATGTACGAGGCTGATGCGAAAGGTGGGCGGCCGAGCATTGCACCGGAGAAGCTGGTGCGAGCGTTACTGCTTCAGGTGCTGTACTCGATTCGCAGCGAGCGCATGTTGATGGAACAGATTTCCTACAACATGCTCTTTCGCTGGTTCGTCGGCTTGCCGATGGATGGGACGGTGTGGGACCACTCGACATTCAGCAAGAACCGCGACCGACTGCTTGAACACGATGTGCTGGTATTGCTCTTCAACGAGACGGTTGAGACTGCGCGCGAGCGTGGGCATCTGTCGGGTGAGCACTTTAGCGTTGACGGCACCCTGATTCAGGCATGGGCGGGACACAAGAGCTTTGTGCCGAAGGCAAGTCCGGACGAAGACGATACGCCGCCCGACGAACCGCCGGCGCCCAATGACAACTGGCACGGTCAGAAGCGCAGTAACGCGACGCATCAGTCCACGACCGACGAGCAGGCGCGCCTGTTTCGCAAGAGCAAAGGAACCGGTGCGATGCTTTGCTACATGGGCCATGTACTGACTGACAACCGGCACGGCCTGGTAGTCAACGCGCAGGTGACGCTGGCGACGGGCACCGCCGAGCGCGACTGCGCCGCGCAAATGCTTGCTGACGCCGCGAAGGTGGCCCCGGGCGGCATTACGGTCGGGGCAGACAAGAACTACGACACGGCCGGCTTTGTCGCCACCTGTCGAGCAAATCGCGTCACGCCTCATGTGGCGCAAAACGATGGGCGTCCAGGAGGCTCAGCGATTGACGAGCGAACCACGCGTTGGCCGGGTTACGCGGTCAGCCAGCAAAAACGTAAGCGGATTGAGCAGGTGTTCGGATGGGGCAAGACAGTCGGACGAATTCGACAGGCGATGTATCGAGGACTTGAACGCGTGGACCAGCTCTTCGTGCTGACGCAGGTCGCCTACAACCTGACGCGTATGCGCACACTTGCCCGTTGA
- a CDS encoding gamma-butyrobetaine hydroxylase-like domain-containing protein, which yields MSGLTPDTPVPTDVVVHSKSRVLELQYANGETYRLPFELLRVYSPSAEVMGHGPGQEVLQTGKRDVTITMIEGVGNYALQPTFSDGHATGIYSWDLLYDMAVRQDELWRDYLAKLAAAGVDRDAPMTPAGAAHGHCH from the coding sequence ATGAGCGGACTGACTCCCGATACCCCGGTGCCGACCGACGTGGTCGTGCATTCCAAATCGCGCGTACTCGAATTGCAATACGCGAACGGCGAAACGTATCGCCTGCCGTTTGAGCTGCTGCGCGTGTATTCGCCGTCAGCGGAAGTGATGGGCCACGGGCCCGGTCAGGAGGTGCTGCAAACCGGTAAGCGCGACGTCACGATCACGATGATCGAAGGCGTCGGCAACTACGCTTTGCAGCCTACTTTCTCCGATGGACACGCCACCGGCATCTATTCCTGGGACCTGCTGTACGACATGGCCGTCCGTCAGGATGAACTCTGGCGCGACTATCTCGCCAAACTGGCAGCAGCCGGCGTTGACCGCGATGCGCCAATGACGCCGGCCGGTGCTGCGCACGGGCACTGTCACTGA
- a CDS encoding DUF3683 domain-containing protein encodes MNAPQVFDPNGAATAVAADPEARLREIPYNYTSFSDREIVIRLLGDEAWAALAELRAERRTGRSARMLYEVLGDIWVVRRNPYLQDDLLDNPKRRALLIEALHHRLTEIEKRRRADLVEHGDEAGIDRAARVETLVSAARRAVDDFESEFQKTFDLRRRANKVLGRVTEKDNIKFDGLSRVSHVTDATDWRVEYPFVVLTPDTEAEIAGMIKACFELGLTVIPRGGGTGYTGGAVPLTPFSAVINTEKLEQLGAVELTELPGVDRKVPTIFSGAGVVTRRVTEAAEQAGYVFAVDPTSLDASCVGGNVAMNAGGKKAVLWGTALDNLAWWRMVDPEGNWLEVTRLEHNLGKIHDIEVARFELKWFDGSHAPGEKLLRTEALDIKGRVFRKEGLGKDVTDKFLAGLPGIQKEGCDGLITSARWVLHKMPAHTRTVCLEFFGQAREAIPSIVEIKDYLFETSKQGGAILAGLEHLDERYLRAVGYATKSKRNAFPKMVLIGDIVGDDADAVAQATSEVVRMANGKSGEGFVAVNAEARKRFWLDRSRTAAIAKHTNAFKINEDVVIPLDRMGEYTDGIERINIELSIKNKLQLVDALETFFKGGKLPLGKSDDANEIPSAELLEDRVQQALDLLKKVRARWEFLRDKLDLSLREAQHYLVGLGYEGLAEKFADRVDAQPDATVFHITQDRTVRVSWKAEIRAELRQIFNGGEFKPILEEAQAIHKKVLRGRVFVALHMHAGDGNVHTNLPVNSDNYEMLQDAHTAVARIMKLARSLDGVISGEHGIGITKLEFLTEEEIGEFRAYKQRVDPHGRFNAGKLLAGADLRNAYTPSFGLMGYESLIMQQSDIGAISESIKDCLRCGKCKPVCATHVPRANLLYSPRNKILATSLLVEAFLYEEQTRRGVSIKHWDEFNDVADHCTVCHKCVTPCPVKIDFGDVTMNMRNLLRKMGKKKFNPGNAAGMFFLNATNPQTINLARTAMMGIGYKAQRFGNDVLKKFARKQTAHPPATVGKPPVTQQVIHFMNKKMPGNLPKKTARALLDIEDNKIVPIIRNPKTTTADTEAVFYFPGCGSERLFSQVGLATQAMLWEAGVQTVLPPGYLCCGYPQRGSGQFDKAEQIVTDNRVLFHRVANTLNYLDIKTVVVSCGTCYDQLAGYEFEKIFPGCRIIDIHEFLLEKGIKLEGVNGVRYMYHDPCHSPIKTMDPVKLVNQLMGSENDGYKIEKNDRCCGESGTLAVTRPDISTQVRFRKEEEMRKGAAKLRGIPLVGEAGANAINTANASAGAAGASNGSVLKAGDGPQPNGVTDVKILTSCPSCLQGLSRYNEDAGTEADYIVVEMARHVLGEDWMADYVQRANNGGIERVLV; translated from the coding sequence ATGAACGCACCTCAAGTTTTCGATCCGAACGGGGCCGCCACTGCGGTGGCCGCCGATCCCGAAGCGCGTCTGCGCGAAATTCCCTATAACTACACGTCGTTTTCCGACCGCGAAATCGTCATCCGTCTGCTAGGCGACGAAGCCTGGGCGGCTTTGGCCGAACTGCGCGCGGAACGCCGCACCGGCCGCTCGGCGCGGATGCTGTACGAAGTGCTCGGCGACATCTGGGTCGTGCGCCGCAATCCTTACCTGCAAGACGACCTGCTCGACAATCCGAAGCGCCGCGCGCTGCTGATCGAGGCGCTGCACCACCGTCTGACCGAGATCGAAAAGCGCCGCCGCGCCGATCTGGTCGAGCACGGCGACGAAGCGGGCATCGATCGGGCCGCTCGCGTCGAAACGCTGGTTTCGGCTGCCCGCCGTGCCGTCGACGATTTCGAGAGCGAATTCCAGAAGACCTTCGATCTGCGCCGTCGCGCGAACAAGGTGTTGGGCCGCGTCACGGAAAAAGACAACATCAAGTTCGACGGCTTGTCCCGCGTCTCGCACGTGACCGACGCGACCGACTGGCGCGTCGAGTACCCGTTCGTCGTGCTGACGCCGGACACCGAGGCCGAGATCGCCGGCATGATCAAGGCGTGTTTCGAACTCGGTCTGACCGTGATTCCGCGCGGAGGCGGCACGGGCTACACGGGTGGCGCGGTGCCGCTCACGCCGTTCTCGGCCGTCATCAACACGGAAAAGCTCGAACAGCTGGGCGCGGTCGAGCTGACCGAACTGCCGGGCGTCGATCGCAAGGTGCCGACGATTTTCTCCGGCGCCGGCGTCGTGACGCGCCGCGTAACCGAAGCTGCCGAACAGGCCGGCTATGTGTTCGCGGTCGATCCGACCTCGCTGGATGCGTCCTGCGTCGGCGGCAATGTCGCGATGAACGCGGGCGGCAAGAAGGCGGTGTTGTGGGGCACGGCGCTCGACAACCTCGCCTGGTGGCGCATGGTCGACCCGGAAGGGAACTGGCTCGAAGTCACGCGTCTGGAACACAACCTCGGCAAGATTCACGACATTGAAGTCGCGCGTTTCGAGCTGAAGTGGTTCGACGGCAGCCACGCCCCGGGCGAAAAGCTGCTGCGCACAGAAGCGCTCGACATCAAGGGCCGCGTGTTCCGCAAGGAAGGTCTCGGCAAAGACGTCACGGACAAATTCCTCGCCGGTCTGCCGGGCATTCAGAAGGAAGGTTGCGACGGCCTGATCACGTCGGCGCGCTGGGTGCTGCACAAGATGCCGGCGCATACGCGCACGGTCTGCCTCGAATTCTTCGGCCAGGCGCGCGAAGCGATTCCGAGCATCGTCGAGATTAAAGACTATCTGTTTGAAACGTCGAAGCAGGGCGGCGCGATTCTCGCCGGGCTCGAACATCTGGACGAACGCTATCTGCGCGCGGTCGGCTATGCGACCAAGAGCAAGCGCAACGCGTTTCCGAAGATGGTGCTGATTGGCGACATCGTCGGCGACGATGCGGACGCGGTGGCGCAAGCCACCTCGGAAGTCGTGCGTATGGCCAATGGCAAGAGCGGCGAAGGTTTCGTCGCCGTCAACGCCGAGGCGCGCAAGCGTTTCTGGCTCGACCGCAGCCGTACCGCGGCGATTGCGAAGCACACCAACGCGTTCAAGATCAACGAAGACGTGGTGATCCCGCTCGACCGCATGGGCGAGTACACCGACGGCATCGAACGCATCAACATCGAGTTGTCGATCAAGAACAAGCTGCAACTGGTCGACGCGCTCGAAACGTTCTTCAAGGGCGGCAAGCTGCCACTCGGCAAGAGCGACGACGCCAACGAAATCCCGAGCGCGGAGTTGCTCGAAGATCGCGTCCAACAGGCGCTCGATCTGCTGAAGAAGGTGCGCGCACGCTGGGAATTCCTGCGTGACAAGCTCGATCTGTCCTTGCGCGAGGCGCAGCACTATCTGGTCGGCCTCGGCTACGAAGGGCTGGCGGAGAAGTTCGCCGACCGCGTCGATGCGCAGCCGGATGCGACCGTGTTCCATATCACGCAAGACCGTACGGTGCGTGTGTCGTGGAAGGCAGAGATCCGGGCTGAGTTGCGTCAGATCTTCAACGGCGGCGAATTCAAGCCGATCCTCGAAGAAGCTCAGGCGATTCACAAGAAAGTACTGCGTGGCCGCGTGTTCGTCGCGCTGCACATGCACGCGGGCGACGGCAACGTCCACACGAACCTGCCGGTCAACTCCGACAACTACGAGATGCTGCAGGACGCCCACACGGCGGTCGCGCGCATCATGAAGCTGGCGCGTTCGCTCGACGGCGTGATTTCCGGCGAGCACGGCATCGGCATTACCAAGCTCGAGTTCCTGACCGAAGAAGAGATCGGCGAATTCCGCGCATACAAGCAGCGTGTCGATCCGCATGGCCGCTTCAATGCCGGCAAGCTGCTCGCAGGCGCGGACCTGCGCAACGCCTACACGCCGAGCTTCGGCCTGATGGGCTACGAATCGCTGATCATGCAGCAGTCCGACATCGGCGCGATTTCGGAGTCGATCAAAGACTGTTTGCGTTGCGGCAAGTGCAAGCCGGTGTGCGCGACTCACGTACCGCGCGCGAACCTGCTGTACAGCCCGCGCAACAAGATTCTCGCGACCTCCTTGCTGGTCGAGGCGTTCCTGTACGAAGAGCAGACCCGCCGCGGCGTGTCGATCAAGCACTGGGACGAGTTCAACGACGTCGCCGATCACTGCACTGTCTGTCACAAATGCGTGACGCCGTGCCCGGTGAAGATCGACTTCGGCGACGTGACGATGAACATGCGCAACCTGCTGCGCAAGATGGGCAAGAAGAAGTTCAATCCGGGCAACGCGGCCGGCATGTTCTTCCTGAACGCTACCAACCCGCAGACCATCAACCTCGCGCGCACGGCGATGATGGGCATCGGCTACAAGGCGCAGCGTTTCGGCAACGACGTGCTGAAGAAGTTCGCGAGGAAGCAGACGGCGCACCCGCCGGCGACCGTCGGCAAGCCGCCGGTCACGCAGCAGGTGATCCACTTCATGAACAAGAAGATGCCGGGCAATCTGCCGAAGAAGACCGCGCGCGCGTTGCTCGATATCGAAGACAACAAGATCGTCCCGATCATCCGCAATCCGAAGACGACCACCGCCGATACGGAAGCGGTGTTCTACTTCCCGGGCTGCGGCTCCGAGCGGCTGTTCTCGCAAGTGGGTCTGGCGACGCAAGCCATGCTGTGGGAGGCGGGCGTGCAAACCGTGCTGCCGCCGGGCTACCTGTGTTGCGGCTATCCGCAACGCGGCTCGGGCCAGTTCGACAAGGCCGAGCAGATCGTCACGGATAACCGTGTGCTGTTCCACCGCGTCGCGAATACGCTGAACTATCTCGACATCAAGACGGTGGTGGTGTCGTGTGGCACGTGTTACGACCAGCTCGCCGGGTACGAATTCGAGAAGATCTTCCCGGGTTGCCGGATCATCGACATCCACGAGTTTCTGCTTGAGAAAGGCATCAAGCTCGAAGGCGTGAACGGCGTGCGCTACATGTATCACGACCCGTGCCACTCGCCGATCAAGACGATGGACCCGGTCAAGCTCGTCAATCAGCTGATGGGGTCGGAGAACGACGGCTACAAGATCGAGAAGAACGATCGCTGCTGTGGCGAATCCGGCACACTCGCGGTCACGCGCCCGGACATTTCGACGCAAGTCCGCTTCCGCAAGGAAGAGGAAATGCGCAAGGGCGCGGCGAAGCTGCGTGGTATTCCGTTAGTGGGCGAAGCCGGGGCGAATGCGATCAATACGGCCAATGCATCGGCCGGCGCGGCGGGTGCGTCGAACGGTTCGGTGCTCAAAGCGGGCGACGGGCCGCAGCCGAACGGCGTCACCGACGTGAAGATCCTGACGAGCTGCCCGTCCTGCCTGCAGGGCCTGTCGCGCTACAACGAAGACGCGGGCACCGAAGCGGATTACATCGTGGTCGAGATGGCACGTCACGTGCTGGGTGAGGACTGGATGGCGGACTACGTCCAGCGGGCGAACAATGGCGGAATCGAGCGCGTGCTGGTTTAA
- the ilvA gene encoding threonine ammonia-lyase, biosynthetic yields MIDPFPSHKAHRATRMASHDYLKKTLTARVYDVARETELERAPNLSARLRNPVYLKREDNQPVFSFKVRGAYNKMAHIPADALERGVITASAGNHAQGVALSAARMGVKAIIVVPVTTPQVKVDAVRAHGGATVEVVQFGESYSDAYGHAVKLQEERGLTFVHPFDDPYVIAGQGTVAMEILSQHQGPIHAIFVPIGGGGLAAGVAAYVKSVRPEIKVIGVQTDDSCAMAASLKAGERVTLNEVGLFSDGTAVKLVGEETFRLCSEYLDDVLLVNTDALCAAIKDVFQDTRSVLEPAGALAVAGAKQYAEREGLENQTLIAITSGANMNFDRMRFVAERAEVGEAREAVFAVTIPEERGSFRRFCELVGTRSVTEFNYRIADAQSAHIFVGVQIRNRSESAQIAGAFEAHGFATVDLTFDELSKQHIRYMVGGRSPLAHDERLFRFEFPERPGALMKFLSSMAPNWNISLFHYRNQGADYSSILVGIQVPESENSGFERFLATLGYPYWEESQNPVYRLFLA; encoded by the coding sequence ATGATTGACCCTTTCCCGTCTCACAAAGCGCACCGCGCCACCCGCATGGCTTCCCACGACTACCTGAAGAAAACCCTGACCGCGCGCGTCTACGACGTGGCCCGCGAGACCGAACTCGAACGCGCGCCAAATCTGTCGGCACGCTTGCGCAATCCGGTCTATCTGAAGCGCGAGGACAACCAGCCGGTGTTCTCATTCAAGGTGCGCGGCGCGTACAACAAGATGGCGCATATTCCGGCGGACGCGCTGGAGCGGGGTGTGATTACCGCGTCGGCGGGCAATCATGCGCAGGGCGTGGCGCTGTCGGCGGCCCGCATGGGCGTGAAGGCGATCATCGTGGTGCCGGTGACAACCCCGCAGGTGAAGGTCGACGCCGTACGCGCCCATGGCGGCGCAACGGTCGAAGTCGTGCAGTTCGGCGAGTCCTATAGCGATGCGTACGGGCATGCGGTGAAGCTGCAGGAAGAGCGCGGCCTGACCTTCGTTCACCCGTTCGACGATCCGTACGTGATCGCCGGCCAGGGCACGGTCGCGATGGAGATTCTCAGCCAGCACCAGGGCCCGATTCACGCGATCTTCGTGCCGATCGGCGGCGGTGGCCTGGCGGCCGGCGTGGCCGCGTACGTGAAATCGGTACGCCCGGAGATCAAGGTGATCGGCGTGCAGACCGATGATTCGTGTGCGATGGCCGCTTCTTTAAAGGCCGGCGAACGCGTCACGCTAAACGAAGTCGGGCTGTTCTCGGACGGCACTGCAGTAAAGCTCGTCGGCGAAGAAACCTTCCGCCTGTGCAGCGAATATCTCGACGACGTGCTGCTGGTGAATACCGATGCGCTGTGCGCCGCGATCAAGGACGTGTTCCAGGACACGCGCAGCGTGCTGGAGCCGGCTGGCGCGCTGGCCGTGGCCGGCGCCAAGCAGTATGCCGAGCGCGAAGGCCTCGAGAACCAGACGCTGATCGCGATCACGTCTGGCGCGAACATGAATTTCGACCGCATGCGTTTCGTGGCTGAGCGCGCCGAAGTCGGCGAAGCGCGCGAAGCAGTGTTCGCCGTGACGATTCCCGAAGAGCGCGGCAGCTTCCGCCGCTTCTGCGAACTGGTGGGCACGCGCAGCGTCACCGAATTCAACTACCGCATTGCGGACGCGCAATCCGCCCATATCTTTGTCGGCGTGCAGATCCGCAATCGCAGCGAATCCGCGCAGATCGCGGGGGCATTTGAGGCACACGGCTTCGCCACCGTCGATCTGACCTTCGACGAACTGTCCAAGCAGCACATCCGCTACATGGTCGGCGGGCGCTCGCCTCTGGCGCATGACGAACGTCTGTTCCGTTTCGAGTTTCCGGAACGGCCGGGCGCGCTGATGAAGTTTCTGTCGTCAATGGCGCCGAACTGGAATATCAGCCTGTTCCACTATCGCAACCAGGGCGCGGACTACAGTTCGATTCTGGTCGGCATTCAGGTGCCGGAGAGCGAGAACAGCGGGTTCGAACGTTTTCTCGCGACGCTTGGGTATCCGTACTGGGAAGAGTCGCAGAACCCCGTGTACCGCTTGTTCCTCGCTTGA